One Pseudomonas sp. C27(2019) DNA window includes the following coding sequences:
- the thiC gene encoding phosphomethylpyrimidine synthase ThiC, translating into MNKTLSQHLSDTAQVDLQSIQPFPNSRKIYVQGSRPDILVPMREISLTPTETDAGIEENAPVFVYDTSGPYSDPSVKIDVRKGLADVRSSWIKERDDTEVLSGLSSSYGQERLNDPELKTMRFASIGNPRRAKAGKNVTQMHYARQGIITPEMEFVAIRENMKLDKARADGLLDSQHPGHSFGASIPKEITPEFVRSEIARGRAIIPANINHTELEPMILGRNFLVKINGNIGNSALGSSIEEEVAKLTWGIRWGSDTIMDLSTGKNIHETREWIVRNSPVPVGTVPIYQALEKVNGVAEDLTWELFRDTLIEQAEQGIDYFTIHAGVLLRYVPLTAKRVTGIVSRGGSIMAKWCLAHHKENFLYTHFEDICQIMKAYDVSFSLGDGLRPGSIADANDAAQFAELETLGELTKIAWKHDVQCFIEGPGHVPMHMIKENMDKQLECCDEAPFYTLGPLTTDIAPGYDHITSGIGAAMIAWYGCAMLCYVTPKEHLGLPNKDDVKTGIITYKIAAHAADLAKGHPGAQLRDDALSKARFEFRWEDQFNLGLDPDTARSFHDETLPKDSAKVAHFCSMCGPKFCSMKITQEVRQYAKDNGLTDEQRAIEAGFKEQSERFREEGSIIYKQV; encoded by the coding sequence CAACATCTCAGTGATACCGCCCAAGTTGACCTGCAGTCGATCCAGCCTTTTCCTAACTCCCGCAAAATTTACGTGCAAGGCTCGCGCCCAGACATTCTCGTGCCTATGCGAGAAATCAGCCTAACGCCAACCGAAACGGATGCAGGCATTGAAGAGAATGCACCTGTATTTGTTTATGACACTTCTGGGCCTTATAGCGACCCGAGTGTAAAAATCGATGTGCGCAAAGGATTAGCAGATGTGCGCAGCAGCTGGATTAAAGAGCGCGATGATACTGAGGTGCTTAGCGGTTTAAGCTCAAGTTATGGCCAAGAGCGCTTAAATGATCCTGAGCTGAAGACCATGCGCTTTGCCTCAATTGGTAATCCGCGCCGTGCTAAAGCTGGGAAAAACGTCACGCAAATGCATTATGCCCGTCAAGGTATCATTACTCCGGAAATGGAGTTTGTGGCGATTCGCGAAAATATGAAATTAGATAAGGCTCGTGCAGATGGTTTGTTGGATAGTCAGCATCCAGGGCACAGTTTTGGTGCCAGTATTCCTAAAGAAATCACCCCCGAGTTTGTACGCTCAGAAATTGCCCGCGGTCGTGCAATTATTCCTGCCAATATCAACCACACTGAACTGGAGCCGATGATTCTCGGCCGTAACTTCTTAGTAAAGATTAACGGCAATATTGGTAACAGTGCGCTGGGGTCGTCGATTGAAGAAGAAGTGGCCAAACTGACTTGGGGTATTCGTTGGGGCTCAGATACCATCATGGATCTGTCCACGGGTAAGAATATCCATGAAACCCGTGAATGGATTGTGCGTAACTCACCGGTCCCAGTCGGCACAGTACCTATTTACCAAGCGCTAGAAAAAGTGAATGGGGTTGCTGAAGACCTGACTTGGGAGTTGTTTCGCGATACCTTAATTGAGCAAGCCGAGCAAGGCATTGATTATTTTACGATTCATGCCGGTGTTTTGCTGCGCTATGTACCACTGACCGCTAAGCGAGTAACTGGGATTGTATCGCGTGGTGGCTCGATTATGGCCAAGTGGTGTTTAGCGCACCATAAAGAAAATTTCCTTTACACGCACTTTGAAGATATCTGCCAGATCATGAAAGCCTATGATGTCAGCTTCTCCTTGGGTGATGGTTTGCGCCCAGGCTCGATTGCTGATGCCAATGATGCTGCGCAGTTTGCCGAGCTAGAGACTTTAGGTGAGTTAACCAAAATTGCTTGGAAGCATGACGTGCAGTGCTTTATCGAAGGCCCGGGTCATGTGCCGATGCATATGATTAAAGAAAATATGGACAAGCAGCTTGAGTGCTGTGATGAGGCGCCGTTCTATACACTGGGCCCATTAACCACAGATATCGCACCCGGTTACGACCATATTACTTCGGGTATCGGTGCGGCAATGATTGCTTGGTACGGTTGCGCAATGCTCTGCTATGTCACACCAAAAGAGCATTTAGGCTTACCGAACAAAGATGATGTGAAAACGGGGATTATCACCTACAAGATTGCTGCGCATGCTGCTGACTTAGCAAAAGGTCACCCTGGCGCGCAATTACGTGATGATGCGTTAAGTAAAGCGCGTTTTGAGTTTCGCTGGGAAGATCAGTTTAACTTAGGCCTTGATCCTGATACTGCACGCTCGTTTCACGATGAGACCTTGCCAAAGGATTCGGCTAAGGTAGCGCATTTTTGTTCGATGTGTGGACCGAAGTTCTGCTCAATGAAAATCACCCAAGAGGTGCGCCAATACGCCAAAGACAATGGTTTAACCGATGAGCAGCGTGCCATTGAAGCCGGTTTTAAAGAGCAATCAGAGCGTTTTCGCGAGGAAGGTTCGATTATTTACAAGCAGGTTTAA
- a CDS encoding NUDIX domain-containing protein: MTETVMTAADDVVIEQRERCFQGFYRLDRVHLKHRLFAGGMGPVISRELFVRPDAVCVLPYDPHSDTVVLVEQFRIGALDKSPEPWLLEIVAGLIDSGEQPQEVARREAREEADLELHELLSVMTYYPSPGGSDERVYLYVGRCSTEGIGGVFGLTEEGEDIRVHVWSLDAALQAVADGRIDNAASIIALQWLALNKLKVRADWLAL; the protein is encoded by the coding sequence ATGACTGAAACAGTAATGACGGCTGCCGACGATGTTGTTATTGAGCAGCGCGAGCGCTGTTTTCAAGGGTTTTATCGTTTGGATCGTGTGCATTTAAAACATCGCTTATTTGCCGGAGGAATGGGGCCGGTTATCAGTCGTGAGTTGTTTGTTCGGCCTGATGCCGTATGCGTGCTGCCGTATGATCCGCACAGTGATACTGTGGTGCTGGTAGAGCAGTTTCGCATCGGTGCCTTGGATAAAAGCCCTGAGCCTTGGTTGCTAGAAATTGTTGCAGGGTTGATCGATAGCGGTGAGCAGCCGCAAGAGGTTGCGCGACGTGAAGCCCGCGAGGAGGCTGATTTAGAGCTGCATGAATTGCTGTCAGTGATGACTTATTACCCGTCGCCGGGCGGCTCCGATGAGCGCGTGTATCTGTATGTGGGGCGCTGTTCAACAGAGGGTATCGGCGGTGTATTTGGCTTGACCGAGGAGGGAGAAGATATCCGTGTGCATGTTTGGTCATTAGATGCCGCCTTGCAAGCGGTGGCTGATGGCCGTATTGATAATGCCGCGAGCATTATTGCCTTGCAGTGGTTAGCGTTAAATAAGCTGAAAGTAAGAGCTGATTGGCTGGCGCTTTAA